Proteins from a single region of Gasterosteus aculeatus chromosome Y, fGasAcu3.hap1.1, whole genome shotgun sequence:
- the LOC144390805 gene encoding carboxylesterase 5A-like, whose product MVWIHGGGLSMGAASQFDGAPLAAYENIVVVIIQYRLGILGFFSTGDEHARGNWGFMDQLAALRWVQENIEAFGGDPQTVTVAGESAGGISASILTLSPQARGLFQRAIFQSGVATLGTYTTKHPLGHAKIVANLTGCNFSSTEEVVACMRGKSKEELVDATKKMRIFLGAVVDGVFLTDTAEELLKRREVLRVPVMMGLTNHEFGWILPKSFVPPGWENGMNRETALAVMNMFNPTGASSANDLIADEYMKDAQTPEEIRDAFTEIVGDLLMTLPVLKVAGYHSDAGIPVYMYEFVYSADIHKSNRPSFVKADHADDVGFVFGACFWSGHIQITGIITAEDERLCRNMMSYWGSFTRTGSPNGPGLVAWPPYDRRNQEYLELGSMQTVRQKLKEDKVHFATVILPQKLQQLAAAAAAEN is encoded by the exons ATGGTGTGGATCCACGGAGGAGGTCTGTCAATGGGTGCAGCCTCTCAGTTTGACGGCGCTCCATTGGCCGCGTATGAAAACATAGTGGTGGTTATTATTCAGTATCGCCTCGGCATCCTAGGATTCTTCAG CACTGGAGACGAGCACGCACGGGGAAACTGGGGGTTCATGGATCAGCTGGCAGCACTGAGATGGGTGCAGGAAAACATCGAGGCCTTCGGCGGTGATCCACAAACTGTCACAGTGGCTGGAGAATCGGCAGGAGGAATCAGTGCATCAATATTG ACTCTCTCTCCACAAGCAAGAGGACTGTTTCAGAGGGCAATTTTTCAAAGTGGAGTGGCAACACTTGGCACCTACACTACAAAACATCCCCTGGGTCATGCCAAG ATTGTTGCCAACCTCACTGGATGCAACTtcagcagcacagaggaagtGGTTGCGTGCATGAGGGGGAAAAGTAAAGAGGAGCTGGTTGATGCAACTAAAAAG ATGAGAATCTTCCTGGGAGCCGTGGTGGACGGCGTGTTTCTCACCGACACGGCTGAGGAGCTGCTCAAGAGGAGAGAAGTGCTACGGGTTCCAGTGATGATGGGATTAACCAACCACGAGTTTGGATGGATCCTGCCTAAG AGCTTCGTCCCACCCGGCTGGGAGAACGGCATGAACAGAGAGACCGCGCTGGCAGTGATGAACATGTTCAACCCTACAGGG GCTTCCTCTGCTAACGATCTCATCGCCGACGAGTACATGAAAGATGCCCAAACGCCAGAGGAGATCAGAGATGCGTTCACCGAGATCGTGGGAGACCTGCTGATGACGCTGCCGGTTCTCAAGGTGGCCGGATACCACTCAG ATGCAGGCATTCCGGTTTACATGTACGAGTTTGTGTACAGTGCTGACATTCACAAAAGCAACAGGCCGAGCTTCGTGAAAGCAGATCATGCAGATGATGTCGGCTTTGTGTTTGGTGCGTGTTTCTGGAGTGGCCACATCCAAATCACAG GCATTATCACCGCGGAGGATGAGAGGCTCTGCAGGAACATGATGTCGTACTGGGGCAGTTTCACGCGGACTGG CTCTCCCAACGGCCCTGGACTCGTTGCCTGGCCCCCGTATGACAGGAGGAATCAGGAGTACTTGGAGCTCGGCTCGAtgcagacagtgagacagaaacTGAAGGAGGACAAAGTCCATTTCGCTACTGTCATCCTGCCTCAGAAGCTGCAACAgttagcagcagcagccgcagctgAAAACTGA